Proteins co-encoded in one Quercus robur chromosome 8, dhQueRobu3.1, whole genome shotgun sequence genomic window:
- the LOC126697025 gene encoding UDP-galactose/UDP-glucose transporter 2-like, with translation MKNEEQERSLFGISLSTRPKWQQFLICSSGFFFGYLVNGICEEYVYNRLKFSYGWYFTFVQGFVYLFLLYIQGFTPKQMVNPWKTYVKLSAVLMGSHGLTKGSLAYLNYPAQLMFKSTKVLPVMIMGAFIPGLRRKYPPHEYISAVLLVVGLILFTLADAQTSPNFSVIGVIMVSGALIMDSFLGNLQEAIFTMNPETTQTEMLFCSTVVGLPLLIPPMLVTGELFKAWVSCWEHPYVYGVLVFEAMATFIGQVSVLSLIALFGAATTAMITTARKAVTLLLSYLIFTKPLTEQHGTGLLLIAMGITLKLLPENKHTKRSSNFSASAKIAKPASSEEEITLVENLGQDEEKRPLV, from the exons ATGAAGAACGAGGAACAAGAACGGTCTTTGTTTGGGATTTCGCTCTCAACCAGACCCAAATGGCAACAGTTCCTCATTTGCTCATCTGGTTTCTTCTTTGGCTATCTTGTCAATGGTATCTGCGAG GAGTACGTGTACAATCGGCTCAAATTCAG ctATGGTTGGTATTTTACATTTGTTCAAGGATTTGTCTATCTGTTTCTGCTTTATATCCAAGGCTTCACCCCAAAGCAAATGGTAAACCCATGGAAGACTTATGTGAAACTCTCTGCTGTCCTTATGGGTTCACATGGACTCACCAAAGGGTCTCTGGCTTACCTAAACTACCCAGCACAACTCATGTTCAAATCCACAAAG GTACTCCCGGTGATGATAATGGGTGCATTCATACCGGGTCTGAGGAGGAAATACCCGCCTCATGAATACATATCGGCAGTACttttggttgtgggtttgatCCTCTTCACCTTAGCAGATGCACAAACTTCTCCCAACTTCAGTGTAATTGGTGTTATCATGGTATCTGGAGCTCTAATCATGGATTCCTTTTTGGGTAATCTGCAAGAAGCTATCTTTACCATGAATCCCGAAACCACACAG ACTGAGATGCTGTTTTGCTCCACCGTAGTTGGTTTGCCTCTCTTGATTCCACCAATGCTTGTAACGGGTGAATTATTCAAAGCATGGGTTTCATGTTGGGAG CATCCATACGTTTATGGCGTGTTAGTGTTTGAAGCCATGGCCACGTTTATCGGCCAAGTTTCTGTCCTTTCCCTCATAGCCCTCTTTGGTGCTGCCACCACTGCCATG ATAACAACAGCAAGGAAGGCGGTGACATTATTATTGTCATACTTAATATTTACAAAGCCATTGACTGAACAACATGGGACTGGGCTTCTCCTAATTGCTATGGGAATCACATTGAAGCTCTTGCCTGAAAATAAACACACCAAGAGGTCCTCCAACTTCTCTGCCAGTGCCAAAATTGCAAAGCCTGCCAGCAGTGAAGAGGAGATAACTCTAGTAGAAAATTTAGGAcaagatgaagaaaagaggCCACTAGTCTGA